The Streptomonospora litoralis genome window below encodes:
- a CDS encoding adenosylhomocysteinase, translating to MASLHSDVADLGLAQAGVRRVEWAERAMPVLRKVHDRFAAERPLAGMRVAACMHVTAETANLLRALSGGGAEIALAASNPLSTQDDTAAALVAEYGISVYARAGIDPQSYDRNLVTVLEQRPHLLLDDGCDLVNVAHMERPELLSEAVGGCEQTTTGVIRLRRMSTEGVLKLPMVAVNDTATKRMFDNRYGTGQSTLDGIMRATNAMIAGRTVVVAGFGYCGRGLAERARGLGARVIVTEVDPVKALDAVMQGYTVLPMDEAAPIADVLVTVTGNRDVVRAEHLASLKDGAVLANSGHFDVEIDLPSLEAMSVDIRREVRPQADEYVLSDGRRIVLLAEGRLVNLGAAEGHPAAVMDMSFSVQALTVAWLAGAHSGLEPGVLDVPDGVDTQVAGLELEALGVRIDRLSPDQLEYLNSWQV from the coding sequence ATGGCATCCCTGCATAGCGACGTCGCGGACCTCGGCCTGGCCCAGGCCGGGGTCCGCCGCGTCGAATGGGCCGAGCGCGCGATGCCGGTCCTGCGCAAAGTGCACGACCGCTTCGCCGCGGAACGGCCGCTCGCGGGCATGCGCGTCGCAGCGTGCATGCACGTCACGGCCGAGACCGCCAACCTGCTGCGGGCGCTGAGCGGCGGCGGCGCCGAGATCGCCCTCGCGGCGTCCAATCCCCTGTCCACCCAGGACGACACGGCCGCCGCGCTGGTCGCGGAGTACGGCATCTCGGTCTACGCGCGGGCCGGCATCGACCCGCAAAGCTACGACCGCAACCTGGTCACCGTCCTCGAACAGCGCCCGCACCTGCTGCTGGACGACGGATGCGACCTTGTCAACGTCGCCCACATGGAACGCCCCGAACTGCTGTCGGAGGCCGTGGGGGGCTGCGAGCAGACCACTACCGGCGTCATCCGGCTGCGCCGGATGAGCACCGAGGGCGTGCTCAAACTGCCGATGGTCGCTGTCAACGACACCGCCACCAAGCGGATGTTCGACAACCGGTACGGCACCGGCCAGTCCACTCTGGACGGCATCATGCGCGCGACCAACGCGATGATCGCCGGGCGCACCGTCGTGGTGGCCGGGTTCGGCTACTGCGGGCGGGGCCTGGCCGAGCGTGCGCGGGGGCTGGGCGCCCGAGTCATCGTCACCGAGGTCGACCCCGTCAAGGCACTCGACGCCGTCATGCAGGGCTACACCGTGCTGCCCATGGACGAGGCCGCGCCCATCGCGGACGTGCTGGTCACCGTAACGGGTAACCGCGACGTGGTCCGCGCCGAGCACCTGGCCTCGCTCAAGGACGGCGCGGTCCTGGCCAATTCCGGCCACTTCGACGTCGAGATCGACCTGCCGTCGCTGGAGGCGATGTCGGTGGACATCCGCCGCGAGGTCCGACCGCAGGCCGACGAGTACGTCCTGTCCGACGGCCGGCGGATCGTCCTGCTGGCCGAGGGGCGCCTGGTCAACCTCGGGGCGGCCGAGGGGCATCCGGCCGCCGTGATGGACATGTCGTTCTCCGTGCAGGCGCTGACGGTGGCCTGGCTGGCCGGCGCCCACTCCGGCCTCGAACCGGGGGTGCTGGACGTGCCCGACGGAGTCGACACCCAGGTCGCCGGCTTGGAGTTGGAGGCGCTGGGCGTGCGCATCGACCGCCTCAGCCCCGACCAGTTGGAGTACCTCAACTCCTGGCAGGTCTGA
- a CDS encoding RDD family protein produces the protein MAHPGGAPFDDQAPLVTGDAVVLDLRPAGFATRMAGLLIDVAVQVVALVLAVLLTSLVGSGLDAAATAAINLALIVLVVVGYPTAFETLTRGRSLGKLALGLRVVGTDGSPERFRQALGRALAAVVEIWTFSGVVALLCSLLNRDGRRVGDFIAGTMVVHERAARRPDDSFAMPPQLAEWARGAELSQLSSETAGMARQYLMRFGELTEESRYSMGVRIADLVSAVVSPPPPPGTAPPEYLAAVLAERRRREEERLAERRAGVQDAWQQGGAGPAAHGHGGTPAPGWPDGPQSPQSGGFPAPGGAPGGADSRQHPPS, from the coding sequence GTGGCTCATCCGGGCGGTGCACCCTTCGACGACCAGGCGCCCCTGGTCACCGGCGACGCCGTGGTGCTCGACCTGCGTCCGGCCGGTTTCGCGACTCGCATGGCAGGGCTGCTCATCGACGTCGCCGTGCAGGTGGTGGCGCTGGTGCTGGCCGTCCTGCTGACGTCGCTGGTCGGCTCCGGCCTCGACGCCGCAGCCACCGCGGCCATCAATCTCGCGCTGATCGTGCTCGTGGTGGTGGGTTACCCCACCGCATTCGAGACGCTCACCCGAGGGCGCTCGCTGGGCAAGCTGGCGCTGGGGCTGCGCGTGGTCGGCACCGACGGTTCGCCCGAGCGGTTCCGCCAGGCACTCGGACGCGCCCTGGCCGCGGTGGTGGAGATCTGGACGTTCTCGGGTGTGGTCGCGCTGCTCTGTTCGCTGCTGAACCGCGACGGGCGCCGCGTGGGCGACTTCATCGCCGGCACCATGGTGGTGCACGAGCGCGCCGCCCGGCGTCCCGACGATTCCTTTGCGATGCCTCCGCAGCTGGCCGAGTGGGCCCGCGGGGCCGAACTCTCCCAGCTCTCCTCCGAAACCGCCGGTATGGCGCGGCAGTACCTGATGCGCTTCGGCGAGCTCACCGAGGAGTCGCGCTACAGCATGGGGGTGCGCATCGCCGACCTCGTCTCCGCGGTCGTCAGCCCGCCTCCGCCGCCCGGCACGGCTCCCCCCGAGTACCTCGCGGCGGTCCTGGCCGAACGCCGCCGCCGCGAAGAGGAGCGGCTGGCCGAGCGCCGCGCGGGCGTGCAGGACGCCTGGCAGCAGGGCGGCGCCGGCCCGGCGGCGCACGGCCACGGCGGCACACCTGCTCCCGGGTGGCCCGACGGCCCGCAGTCGCCGCAGAGCGGCGGGTTCCCCGCTCCCGGCGGCGCCCCCGGCGGGGCGGATTCCCGGCAGCACCCGCCCTCTTAG
- a CDS encoding stage II sporulation protein M, which translates to MDLDVFTAAHRSDWERLDRLVRGRRRLDGPEVDELVELYQRVSTHLSLVRSSGQDPALVGYLSGLVARARSAVTGAHEPAWRDLSRFFTQTFPAVLYRLRWWWIAASLGTVAFSTAIAAWIASDPRTRSAIGTPEQIRAYVENDFANYYVEHPGASFAAQVWTNNAWAAAQALILGVFLCLPTIYVLALNGANLGLAGGLMFAAGKGDVFFGLILPHGLLELTAVFVAAGVGLKLGWTVIAPGPRPRLRALGEEARPALAVALGLVLVLFLSGLIEGFVTGWVHITWLRIAIGVAAELLFLAYVFIVGRAAHNRGVTGDIASGPQAAPVAG; encoded by the coding sequence GTGGATCTCGACGTCTTCACCGCCGCCCACCGCTCCGACTGGGAACGCCTCGACCGTCTCGTGCGCGGTCGGCGCCGCCTCGACGGCCCGGAGGTCGACGAACTCGTCGAGCTTTACCAGCGCGTGTCCACCCACCTCTCCCTGGTGCGCTCCTCGGGCCAGGACCCCGCCCTGGTGGGTTACCTCTCCGGGCTCGTGGCACGCGCGCGCTCCGCGGTAACCGGCGCGCACGAACCCGCCTGGCGCGACCTCTCCCGCTTCTTCACCCAGACCTTCCCCGCGGTGCTGTACCGGCTGCGCTGGTGGTGGATCGCCGCGAGCCTCGGCACGGTCGCCTTCTCGACGGCGATCGCGGCCTGGATCGCCTCCGATCCCCGCACGCGCAGCGCCATCGGCACCCCCGAGCAGATCCGCGCCTACGTCGAGAACGACTTCGCGAACTACTACGTGGAGCATCCCGGCGCCTCCTTCGCCGCGCAGGTGTGGACCAACAACGCCTGGGCCGCCGCCCAGGCGCTGATCCTGGGCGTGTTCCTGTGCCTGCCCACGATCTACGTGCTGGCGCTCAACGGCGCCAACCTCGGTTTGGCGGGCGGGCTGATGTTCGCCGCCGGCAAGGGCGACGTCTTCTTCGGGCTGATCCTGCCGCACGGACTGCTGGAGCTGACCGCGGTGTTCGTCGCCGCGGGAGTGGGCCTCAAGCTCGGTTGGACCGTCATCGCCCCGGGGCCGCGCCCGCGCCTGCGCGCCTTAGGGGAAGAAGCCCGCCCGGCCCTGGCCGTCGCACTGGGGTTGGTGCTGGTGCTGTTCCTCTCCGGGCTGATCGAGGGGTTCGTGACCGGCTGGGTGCACATCACTTGGCTGCGCATCGCCATCGGTGTTGCGGCCGAACTGCTCTTCCTCGCCTACGTCTTCATCGTGGGCCGCGCGGCCCACAACCGCGGAGTCACAGGCGACATCGCCTCCGGCCCGCAGGCGGCCCCGGTCGCGGGTTAG
- a CDS encoding DUF58 domain-containing protein — protein MAITGRAVLAAVAAMLVVLIAGSVGSWLVAALLVPLALAVAADVVLAPSPRALRFERSGDTSVRLGETGEVALVAANPRRRAVRGVVRDAWAPSAGAQPTRRRVRIPGGGRVRLTTALTPTRRGDQAAAGVTVRSLGPLGLAARQCTHSVPWTLRALPPFHSRRHLPGKLSRLRELDGQHTALVRGQGSEFDSLREYVPGDDVRSIDWRATARRDAVVVRTWRPERDRRILIVLDTGRTSAGRVGDVPRLDHAMDAALLLAALAGKAGDRVDLLAYDRRVRAQVRSHGRGSRIPQIVQAMAPLEAELVESDTAGLVATILGGHSRTRQLVVLLTDLNAAALEEGLLPRLPSLTSRHLLMVAAVGDPRVTEMAAERGSGRAVYEAAAAERTLGERSRITAELRRHGVEVVDADPEHIAPALADAYISLKAQGRL, from the coding sequence ATGGCGATCACGGGGCGGGCGGTGCTGGCCGCCGTCGCCGCCATGCTCGTGGTGCTCATCGCGGGATCGGTCGGTTCTTGGCTGGTCGCCGCGCTGCTGGTGCCGCTGGCGCTGGCCGTGGCGGCCGACGTGGTGCTGGCGCCCAGCCCGCGCGCGCTGCGCTTCGAGCGCTCCGGCGACACCTCCGTCCGGCTCGGGGAGACCGGGGAGGTCGCGCTGGTGGCGGCCAACCCCCGCCGCCGCGCGGTGCGCGGAGTCGTCCGCGACGCGTGGGCGCCCAGCGCGGGCGCGCAGCCGACCCGCCGCCGGGTGCGTATCCCGGGCGGCGGCCGAGTGCGGCTGACCACCGCGCTCACGCCGACGCGGCGCGGCGACCAGGCGGCCGCGGGGGTGACGGTGCGCAGTCTGGGCCCGCTGGGGCTGGCCGCGCGCCAGTGCACACACTCCGTGCCGTGGACGCTGCGGGCGCTGCCGCCGTTCCACAGCCGGCGGCACCTGCCGGGCAAGCTGTCGCGGCTGCGCGAGCTCGATGGCCAGCACACGGCCCTGGTACGGGGCCAGGGCAGCGAGTTCGACTCGCTGCGGGAGTACGTGCCCGGCGACGACGTGCGCTCCATCGACTGGCGCGCCACGGCCCGCCGCGACGCCGTCGTCGTGCGCACCTGGCGGCCCGAGCGCGATCGCCGCATCCTGATCGTGCTCGACACCGGCCGCACCTCGGCCGGCCGGGTGGGCGACGTGCCCCGGCTGGACCACGCCATGGACGCGGCGCTGCTGCTCGCCGCCTTGGCCGGCAAGGCCGGTGACCGGGTCGACCTGCTCGCCTACGACCGCCGCGTGCGCGCCCAGGTGCGCAGCCACGGCCGCGGCAGCCGCATCCCGCAGATCGTGCAGGCCATGGCGCCGCTGGAGGCCGAGCTGGTGGAGTCGGACACCGCGGGCCTGGTCGCCACGATCCTCGGCGGGCACAGCCGCACCCGGCAGCTGGTGGTGCTGCTGACCGACCTGAACGCCGCGGCGCTGGAAGAGGGCCTGCTGCCGCGGCTGCCCTCACTGACCTCCCGCCACCTGCTGATGGTGGCCGCTGTGGGCGACCCCCGGGTCACCGAGATGGCAGCCGAACGCGGCAGCGGCCGGGCGGTCTACGAAGCGGCCGCGGCCGAGCGGACGCTGGGCGAACGCAGCCGCATCACCGCCGAACTGCGCCGCCACGGGGTGGAGGTCGTCGACGCCGATCCCGAGCACATCGCCCCGGCCCTGGCCGACGCCTACATCTCGCTGAAGGCTCAGGGAAGGCTGTAA
- a CDS encoding AAA family ATPase: MTAFPAADGPPSAEQAEQARAALTALRHEVAKAVVGQNETVTGMVVALLCRGHVLMEGVPGVAKTLLVRAVSAALSLEHKRIQFTPDLMPGDVTGSLVYDSRTAKFEFHEGPVFTNLFLADEINRTPPKTQAALLEAMEERQVTVAGEPAALPDPFVVAATQNPVEYEGTYPLPEAQLDRFLLKLVVSLPERDSEVDMLGRHATGFDPGDLDAAGLRPVAGAEELRTARAAVSATRVAPEVLGYIVDICRATRSSPSLQLGASPRGATALLRTSRAWAWLSGRDYVTPDDVKALAKATLRHRVALRPEAELEGATSAGVLDGVLASVPVPR, translated from the coding sequence GTGACCGCCTTCCCCGCCGCCGACGGACCGCCTTCCGCCGAGCAGGCCGAACAGGCCAGGGCCGCGCTGACAGCGCTGCGCCACGAGGTGGCCAAGGCCGTCGTGGGCCAGAACGAGACCGTGACGGGGATGGTCGTGGCGCTGCTGTGCCGCGGCCACGTGCTGATGGAGGGCGTGCCCGGTGTCGCCAAGACGCTGCTGGTGCGGGCGGTCTCCGCGGCGCTGTCCCTGGAGCACAAGCGCATCCAGTTCACCCCGGACCTGATGCCGGGCGACGTCACCGGCTCGCTGGTCTACGACTCGCGCACCGCCAAGTTCGAGTTCCACGAGGGCCCCGTCTTCACCAATCTCTTCCTCGCCGACGAGATCAACCGGACGCCGCCCAAGACGCAGGCGGCGCTGCTGGAGGCGATGGAGGAGCGCCAGGTCACCGTCGCGGGCGAGCCGGCTGCGCTGCCCGACCCGTTCGTGGTCGCCGCCACCCAGAACCCGGTGGAGTACGAGGGCACCTACCCGCTGCCCGAGGCCCAGCTCGACCGGTTCCTGCTCAAACTCGTCGTGAGCCTGCCCGAGCGCGACAGCGAGGTCGACATGCTCGGCCGCCACGCCACGGGCTTCGACCCCGGTGACCTCGACGCCGCCGGGCTGCGCCCGGTCGCCGGGGCGGAGGAGCTGCGCACCGCCCGCGCGGCCGTGTCCGCCACCCGCGTGGCCCCGGAGGTACTCGGTTACATCGTCGACATCTGCCGTGCCACCCGCAGTTCGCCGTCGCTGCAACTGGGCGCGTCGCCACGCGGGGCCACCGCCCTGCTGCGCACCAGCCGCGCCTGGGCCTGGCTGTCCGGACGCGACTACGTCACCCCCGACGACGTCAAGGCCCTGGCCAAGGCCACGCTGAGGCACCGTGTCGCGCTGCGCCCCGAGGCGGAACTGGAGGGCGCCACCAGCGCAGGCGTGCTCGACGGGGTGCTGGCCTCGGTACCGGTTCCCCGCTGA
- a CDS encoding DUF4350 domain-containing protein — translation MSAPATAPAPPSAPSAPTTPGAGHLWRRVRGPAAFIAGLIALALLVSLGAQQYREGLLEPEGPNPDGSRALVQILRDRGNEVDVARSAADALEAAGPGGVTVLAGAHRLTREQLDRLSGGLGDRILVRPTTPALNALAPGVRMTGRTEEQTLAPECGLAAAEAAGTADIGGEVYSTEGGGARACYPAAGGHALVRVSGEGHTTTVLGSPAPLTNARLDDEGNAALVLSLIGERDVVWLRPDPVPEQGQSLWQLIPVQLRLALVPLAAALLLLALWRGRRLGPLVTERLPVVVRASETTEGRAGLYAARRARDRAGAALRSGTLRRIRPGLGLGPDAAPTAVVESAAARTGDDPAQLGALLFGPREAGGDDSYTADDNGLVRLADELDALEGRLR, via the coding sequence GTGAGCGCACCCGCCACCGCGCCGGCGCCGCCGTCCGCCCCCTCGGCCCCGACCACGCCCGGAGCCGGCCACCTCTGGCGGCGGGTCCGCGGACCCGCCGCCTTCATCGCCGGCCTGATCGCCCTCGCGCTACTGGTGTCCCTGGGGGCGCAGCAGTACCGGGAGGGCCTGCTGGAGCCGGAGGGCCCCAACCCCGACGGCAGTCGCGCCCTCGTGCAGATCCTGCGGGACCGCGGCAACGAGGTCGACGTCGCCCGCAGCGCGGCCGACGCCCTGGAGGCGGCCGGACCGGGCGGCGTGACGGTGCTCGCGGGCGCGCACCGCCTGACCCGCGAGCAGCTGGACCGGCTGTCCGGGGGCCTGGGCGACCGCATCCTGGTGCGCCCCACCACCCCTGCGCTGAACGCCCTGGCGCCCGGTGTGCGGATGACCGGCCGCACCGAGGAGCAGACGCTGGCCCCCGAGTGCGGACTGGCGGCCGCGGAGGCGGCGGGCACCGCCGACATCGGCGGCGAGGTCTACAGCACCGAAGGGGGCGGCGCCCGCGCCTGCTACCCCGCCGCGGGTGGGCACGCACTGGTGCGGGTCTCCGGCGAAGGGCACACCACCACCGTGCTGGGCAGTCCCGCGCCGCTGACCAACGCCCGCCTCGACGACGAGGGCAACGCCGCGCTGGTCCTCTCGCTCATCGGCGAGCGCGACGTGGTGTGGCTGCGCCCCGACCCGGTGCCCGAGCAGGGGCAGAGCCTGTGGCAGCTGATTCCGGTGCAGCTGCGGCTCGCCCTCGTCCCCCTGGCCGCTGCGCTGCTGCTGCTCGCGCTGTGGCGAGGGCGGCGCCTGGGACCGCTGGTGACCGAGCGGCTGCCCGTAGTCGTGCGCGCCTCCGAGACCACCGAGGGCCGCGCCGGGCTCTACGCCGCGCGCCGGGCCCGCGACCGCGCGGGCGCCGCGCTGCGCTCGGGCACTCTGCGGCGGATCCGGCCGGGGCTGGGGCTGGGCCCCGACGCCGCGCCGACCGCTGTAGTGGAGTCGGCCGCCGCCCGCACGGGAGACGATCCCGCCCAGCTGGGCGCGCTGCTCTTCGGGCCGCGCGAGGCCGGCGGCGACGACTCCTATACCGCCGACGACAACGGGCTGGTGCGGCTGGCCGACGAGCTGGACGCGCTGGAAGGGCGCCTGCGGTGA
- a CDS encoding DUF4129 domain-containing protein: MTGVPLLPAAVVEREEGRRAAREELSERIYGQAEPSLLELIRQRLQEWFDELLDVVGSAVPGGWWTLAPLLVVLALVLVALVVYLRPARRARRRGAAVDTGSPMTAADHRAAAEGHAEQGDYAAAIRERLRAVSRELEDSAVITPRPGRTATELAAETAEVLPQLREQLYAGADTFNDSAYGQRIATAEDYRVLADLDERVGRARPADAAAASAVPSGGAL, translated from the coding sequence TTGACGGGCGTCCCGCTGCTCCCCGCCGCCGTCGTCGAGCGCGAGGAGGGGCGGCGCGCGGCCCGCGAGGAACTGTCCGAGCGCATCTACGGCCAGGCCGAGCCGAGCCTGCTGGAGCTGATCAGACAGCGCCTGCAGGAGTGGTTCGACGAACTGCTGGACGTGGTCGGCTCCGCCGTGCCGGGCGGCTGGTGGACGCTCGCGCCGCTGCTGGTGGTGCTGGCGCTGGTGCTGGTGGCTCTGGTGGTGTACCTGCGCCCCGCCCGCCGTGCCCGCCGTCGCGGTGCGGCCGTCGACACGGGTTCCCCGATGACGGCCGCCGACCACCGCGCCGCGGCCGAGGGCCACGCGGAGCAGGGCGACTACGCCGCCGCGATCCGCGAACGGCTCCGCGCGGTCAGCCGTGAACTGGAGGACTCGGCCGTCATCACGCCCCGCCCCGGACGCACCGCCACCGAACTCGCCGCGGAGACCGCGGAAGTGCTGCCGCAGCTGCGCGAGCAACTCTACGCGGGCGCCGACACCTTCAACGACTCCGCCTACGGCCAGCGCATCGCCACCGCGGAGGACTACCGCGTGCTGGCCGACCTCGACGAGCGGGTGGGCCGGGCGCGTCCGGCCGACGCCGCCGCAGCCTCCGCCGTCCCCTCCGGAGGCGCCCTGTGA
- the mtrA gene encoding MtrAB system response regulator MtrA, translating to MKGRVLVVDDDLALAEMLGIVLRGEGFEPSFVHDGDKALEAFRETKPDLVLLDLMLPGADGIDVCRQIRAESGVPIVMLTAKSDTVDIVLGLESGADDYIVKPFKPKELVARVRVRLRRTEEPAPEVLQIGDITIDVAGHAVRRDGEPISLTPLEFDLLVALARKPRQVFTREVLLEQVWGYRHAADTRLVNVHVQRLRAKIEKDPEHPEVVVTVRGVGYKAGTA from the coding sequence ATGAAGGGACGCGTACTGGTCGTCGACGACGACCTCGCTCTCGCTGAGATGTTGGGCATCGTCCTCAGAGGCGAAGGCTTCGAGCCGTCGTTCGTGCACGACGGCGACAAGGCCCTGGAAGCCTTCCGCGAGACCAAGCCCGATCTCGTGCTGCTGGACCTGATGCTGCCCGGTGCCGACGGCATCGACGTCTGTCGGCAGATCCGCGCCGAGTCGGGCGTGCCCATCGTGATGCTGACCGCCAAGAGCGACACCGTGGACATCGTGCTGGGGCTGGAGTCCGGGGCCGACGACTACATCGTCAAGCCGTTCAAGCCCAAGGAGCTGGTGGCCCGCGTGCGGGTGCGGCTGCGCCGCACCGAGGAGCCGGCGCCCGAGGTGCTGCAGATCGGCGACATCACCATCGACGTCGCGGGCCACGCCGTGCGCCGCGACGGCGAACCCATCAGCCTCACTCCGCTGGAGTTCGACCTGCTGGTGGCTCTGGCCCGCAAGCCGCGCCAGGTCTTCACCCGCGAGGTGCTGCTGGAGCAGGTGTGGGGATACCGCCACGCCGCTGACACGCGGCTGGTCAACGTCCACGTGCAGCGGTTGCGGGCGAAGATCGAGAAGGACCCCGAGCACCCCGAGGTCGTCGTGACGGTGCGGGGTGTCGGCTACAAGGCGGGAACCGCCTGA
- the mtrB gene encoding MtrAB system histidine kinase MtrB — MAQATGDVETEYAAQPGQGPAAARSRLHRVAALPVRCYLAAQRGARALVRGVHQRWRRSLQLRVVTTTLLISALVTAVLGFFLVQQVLTGLLDAKREAALNDHKAGLDTAVSMMQDGDHSADQDGRAEEITTQLSNHSGTTGFYEVVMLPDVGGLRGYSTVEKASVPQRLREEVGQSELGRQFVTYTEIVGDDARTPGIVVGARLSNTYELYYLFPLDHEQQMLDLVQNTVFFVGTVLILLLAVIAYVVTRQVVSPVRAAAGSAEQLASGDLSERMKVRGEDDLARLALSFNDMAGNLQEKIRELEELSQVQRQFASDVSHELRTPLTTIRMAGDLLYEDRDELEPHMGRSVELLQSQLERFEELLADLLEISRHDANAVTLSMESVDVRDAVMKAVGDAEQIAEKTGIKVVMRLPAEPCTAEFDARRINRILRNLIVNAIEHSEGKDVIVTAAGDRDAVAVAVRDFGVGLKEGEEHMCFDRFWRADPARARTTGGTGLGLSMAKEDAQLHGGWLQAWGMPGKGSQFRLSLPRREGQELRGSPLPLAPPEMAIGRARGFSPPLTERPAGVAGEV, encoded by the coding sequence ATGGCACAGGCAACGGGCGATGTCGAGACCGAGTACGCGGCGCAGCCGGGCCAGGGGCCGGCCGCCGCGCGGTCGCGTCTGCACCGCGTCGCCGCTCTGCCGGTGCGCTGCTATCTCGCCGCGCAACGGGGAGCCCGCGCCCTCGTCCGCGGCGTGCACCAGCGCTGGCGGCGCTCGCTGCAGCTGCGCGTGGTCACCACCACGCTGCTGATCTCCGCGCTGGTCACGGCGGTCCTCGGCTTCTTCCTGGTGCAGCAGGTGCTGACCGGCCTGCTCGACGCCAAACGGGAGGCGGCGCTCAACGACCACAAGGCCGGCCTGGACACCGCCGTGAGCATGATGCAGGACGGCGACCACAGCGCCGACCAGGACGGCCGCGCCGAGGAGATCACCACCCAGCTCAGCAACCACAGCGGCACGACCGGCTTCTACGAGGTCGTCATGCTGCCCGACGTCGGAGGTCTGCGCGGCTACTCCACCGTCGAGAAGGCCAGCGTCCCCCAACGCCTGCGCGAGGAGGTCGGCCAGAGCGAACTGGGCCGGCAGTTCGTCACCTACACCGAGATCGTCGGCGACGACGCCCGCACGCCCGGAATCGTCGTTGGCGCGCGGCTGTCCAACACCTACGAGCTGTACTACCTCTTCCCGCTCGACCACGAGCAGCAGATGCTCGACCTGGTGCAGAACACGGTGTTCTTCGTCGGCACCGTGCTGATCCTGCTGCTGGCCGTGATCGCCTACGTCGTGACCCGCCAGGTGGTCAGCCCGGTCCGCGCCGCGGCCGGATCGGCCGAGCAGCTGGCTTCGGGCGACCTGTCCGAACGGATGAAGGTGCGCGGCGAGGACGACCTGGCCCGCCTCGCGCTGTCGTTCAACGACATGGCCGGCAACCTGCAGGAGAAGATCCGCGAGCTGGAGGAGCTGTCCCAGGTGCAGCGCCAGTTCGCCTCCGACGTCTCCCACGAGCTGCGCACCCCGCTCACCACCATCCGCATGGCCGGCGACCTGCTCTACGAGGACCGCGACGAGCTGGAACCGCACATGGGCCGCTCGGTCGAGCTGCTGCAGAGCCAGCTGGAGCGCTTCGAGGAGCTGCTGGCCGACCTGCTGGAGATCAGCCGCCACGACGCGAACGCCGTCACGCTGTCGATGGAGTCGGTCGACGTGCGCGACGCGGTGATGAAGGCCGTAGGCGACGCCGAGCAGATCGCCGAGAAGACCGGCATCAAGGTCGTGATGCGGCTGCCCGCCGAGCCCTGCACGGCCGAGTTCGACGCGCGCCGCATCAACCGCATCCTGCGCAACCTCATCGTCAACGCCATCGAGCACAGCGAGGGCAAGGACGTCATCGTGACCGCAGCAGGCGACCGCGACGCCGTGGCGGTGGCCGTCCGCGACTTCGGCGTGGGCCTGAAGGAGGGCGAGGAGCACATGTGCTTCGACCGCTTCTGGCGGGCCGACCCCGCACGGGCGCGCACCACCGGCGGCACCGGCCTCGGGCTGTCCATGGCGAAGGAGGACGCCCAGCTGCACGGCGGCTGGCTGCAGGCCTGGGGCATGCCCGGCAAGGGGTCGCAGTTCCGGCTTTCGCTGCCGCGCCGGGAGGGGCAGGAACTGCGCGGTTCCCCGCTGCCGCTCGCGCCGCCGGAGATGGCCATCGGGCGTGCTCGCGGCTTCTCGCCGCCGCTGACCGAGCGCCCGGCCGGCGTGGCCGGGGAGGTCTGA